Proteins encoded together in one Lathyrus oleraceus cultivar Zhongwan6 chromosome 5, CAAS_Psat_ZW6_1.0, whole genome shotgun sequence window:
- the LOC127079290 gene encoding eukaryotic translation initiation factor 4 gamma-like, with protein sequence MKRQREPSKKSKKAKKAKLGETSMSRPPVPLIESPKANTPPPEQPTPSPSEQPQYPPPEQPTTPPSETPFTPPSEHLIFPTSQPPTDTIQTPLESPSPNSEPENTFPTLEESISLFDESLMEKIRSLSENSGISDDPSAARLVREAEENARREAEEKACLEEEQQVREVVEKAAAEAKAKAKADAEEVARIAAEEAAKSSTDALAQGEQSNSSFAPLVLKTLEELQKEKQIVRAILDH encoded by the exons atgaagagaCAACGAGAACCTTCTAAGAAGTCAAAGAAGGCCAAGAAAGCAAAGTTGGGGGAAACTTCTATGTCAAGACCTCCGGTCCCTCTGATCGAATCCCCAA AAGCCAACACTCCACCACCTGAACAACCAACTCCATCACCATCTGAACAACCACAATATCCACCACCTGAACAACCCACAACACCACCCTCTGAAACTCCCTTCACACCACCCTCTGAACACCTTATTTTCCCTACCTCTCAACCTCCAACTGACACTATCCAAACCCCACTAGAATCTCCATCCCCCAACTCTGAACCAGAAAATACCTTCCCCACCCTAGAAGAATCAATCTCTTTATTTGATGAGTCTTTAATGGAGAAGATCAGATCTCTATCTGAAAACTCTGGTATCAGTGACGATCCCTCTGCA GCACGACTGGTCAGAGAGGCAGAGGAAAATGCCAGAAGAGAAGCAGAAGAGAAAGCTTGTCTGGAAGAAGAGCAACAGGTTAGAGAAGTTGTAGAgaaggctgctgctgaagcaaaagcaaaagcaaaagctGACGCTGAAGAGGTAGCACGCATAGCTGCGGAAGAAGCTGCAAAGTCTAGCACTGATGCTCTGGCTCAGGGGGAACAATCAAACTCTAGCTTCGCTCCTCTAGTCCTAAAGACTTTGGAAGAACTGCAGAAGGAGAAACAGATAGTGCGAGCAATATTGGATCACTAG